The proteins below are encoded in one region of Anguilla anguilla isolate fAngAng1 chromosome 3, fAngAng1.pri, whole genome shotgun sequence:
- the LOC118222132 gene encoding regulator of cell cycle RGCC-like, with amino-acid sequence MKSPKMKSQNKSQFLEDDDGLHAVLCEFDAVIEDFTSPMEKRHFRYDEHLKTVKRRSSASVSDSGISDSESAESLNRNSFSFSDEKLNSPTPVFSPTPTYLTASSPRAKLGDTKELEDFIADLNKTLATM; translated from the exons ATGAAATCTCCAAAAATGAAATCTCAGAACAAAT CGCAATTTCTTGAAGATGACGACGGTCTTCATGCTGTGTTATGCGAGTTCGACGCAGTCATTGAGGACTTCACGTCCCCCATGGAAAAGAGACATTTCAGATACGACGAACACttaaaaactgtgaaaaggCGGAGTAGCGCCAGCGTCAGCGACAGCGGCATCAGCGATTCAGAAA GTGCAGAGTCCCTCAACAGAAACAGTTTCAGCTTCAGCGATGAGAAGCTgaactcccccaccccagtgTTCTCTCCTACGCCTACCTATCTGACCGCTTCATCACCTAGAG CTAAGCTTGGTGACACTAAAGAACTGGAGGACTTTATTGCTGACCTCAACAAGACATTAGCAA CCATGTGA
- the zgc:101559 gene encoding ras-related protein Rab-33B, with the protein MAYQNKNDHGFVTVYDGTSSAKEVHQEYAGIQTRIFKIIVIGDSNVGKTCLSYRFCGGRFLKNPEATIGVDFRERTVDIDGENIKLQIWDTAGQERFRKSMVEHYYRNVHAIIFVYDVTKLSSFESLPEWIEECGRHSVPPMVPRILVGNKCDLKGKGEVPTSLAQRLADGYNFPLFETSAKDPAEKEHVDAIFLTLAYKLKNHKPLRLRQLVESRPVPLSEEQELQRTCLC; encoded by the exons ATGgcatatcaaaacaaaaatgatcatgGTTTCGTTACAGTTTACGATGGAACAAGTTCTGCAAAGGAGGTGCACCAAGAATATGCCGGTATCCAGACtcgaatttttaaaattattgtgatAGGGGATTCTAATGTCGGGAAAACCTGTTTAAGTTATAGATTTTGCGGGGGCCGTTTTCTTAAAAACCCCGAAGCAACAATCGGAGTGGATTTCAGAGAAAGGACTGTGGACATTGATGGCGAAAACATCAAG CTGCAGATATGGGACACAGCAGGCCAGGAGCGCTTCCGCAAAAGCATGGTGGAGCACTATTACCGCAACGTCCACGCCATCATCTTCGTGTACGACGTCACCAAGCTCTCGTCCTTCGAGAGCCTGCCGGAGTGGATCGAGGAATGCGGCCGCCACTCCGTGCCGCCCATGGTGCCCCGGATCCTGGTGGGCAACAAGTGCGACCTGAAGGGCAAAGGGGAGGTGCCCACCTCGCTGGCCCAGCGCCTGGCCGACGGTTACAACTTCCCTCTCTTCGAGACGTCAGCCAAGGACCCTGCGGAGAAGGAGCACGTGGATGCCATTTTCCTGACGCTGGCCTACAAATTGAAGAATCACAAACCGCTCAGGCTGAGACAGCTCGTCGAAAGCAGGCCAGTGCCTCTCTCTGAAGAGCAGGAGCTTCAGAGGACCTGCCTGTGCTGA